Proteins found in one Pseudoxanthomonas sp. SL93 genomic segment:
- a CDS encoding GGDEF domain-containing protein yields the protein MRSDLEALLLNCRNLPSPPGVALRIIELAQDPDVVMATAADTIGLDAALSARMLRIANSPLYASRRRVDNLSQALTLLGLNATLTLALGFSLAQGPRGGHHPAAQERVWRRSVIAALASRLLGQRVGLRKLEELMLAGLLQDIGMLALLQVHPDDYAVLLARHADDRAGLREAERERFGSDHAAVGDWMARHWNLPALLQTAISESESDASSHPFHACVAVSGLVADIWLAADPAATHAAHQRAAAESAARLGLDELAFVGVIEQMATMLPEICALFDIPVSAPARIEALLDQARELLVVRNLREIQDAARARKDADESESRARRLAEEVRRDPLTGVYNRGQLETVLEKEFETATRHGWPLSIAFIDLDDFKQVNDRWGHLVGDEVLRTFAQALVRHVRSSDIVARYGGEEFLIVLPGIGEDAAAHVVRRILADVSGLAMAHPAGAPLYITFSAGLATQGTLDQYQDVDDLLRAADEALYGAKREGRNRVAVGATMGG from the coding sequence ATGCGTTCCGACCTTGAAGCCCTGTTGCTGAATTGCCGAAACCTGCCTAGCCCGCCGGGCGTCGCGCTGCGCATCATCGAACTGGCACAGGACCCCGACGTGGTGATGGCCACCGCCGCCGACACGATCGGCCTGGATGCCGCCCTCAGCGCGCGCATGCTGCGCATCGCCAACTCGCCGCTGTACGCCAGCCGGCGCCGGGTGGACAACCTCAGCCAGGCGCTGACGCTGCTGGGACTCAACGCGACGCTGACCCTGGCGCTGGGGTTCTCGCTGGCCCAGGGGCCGCGCGGTGGCCACCATCCCGCGGCGCAGGAACGCGTGTGGCGCCGCAGCGTGATCGCCGCGCTCGCCAGCCGCCTGCTCGGCCAGCGGGTCGGCCTGCGCAAGCTGGAAGAACTGATGCTGGCCGGCCTGCTGCAGGACATCGGCATGCTGGCCCTGCTGCAGGTACACCCCGACGACTACGCCGTGCTGCTGGCCCGCCATGCCGACGACCGCGCCGGCCTGCGGGAGGCCGAACGCGAGCGCTTCGGCAGCGACCATGCCGCCGTCGGCGACTGGATGGCGCGGCACTGGAACCTGCCGGCGCTGCTGCAGACGGCCATCTCCGAGAGCGAATCGGATGCATCCAGCCACCCGTTCCACGCCTGCGTGGCGGTTTCCGGCCTGGTCGCCGACATCTGGCTTGCCGCCGATCCCGCGGCAACGCACGCCGCACATCAACGCGCTGCGGCCGAATCCGCCGCGCGACTGGGACTGGACGAGCTGGCCTTCGTCGGCGTGATCGAGCAGATGGCCACCATGCTTCCCGAGATCTGCGCCCTGTTCGATATCCCTGTCAGCGCGCCGGCCCGCATCGAAGCCCTGCTGGACCAGGCGCGCGAACTGCTGGTGGTGCGCAACCTGCGCGAGATCCAGGATGCGGCGCGCGCGCGCAAGGACGCCGACGAATCGGAGAGCCGCGCCCGTCGCCTGGCCGAGGAAGTGCGCCGCGACCCGCTGACCGGCGTCTACAACCGCGGGCAGCTGGAAACCGTGCTGGAAAAGGAGTTCGAGACGGCGACCCGCCACGGCTGGCCGTTGTCGATCGCCTTCATCGACCTGGACGATTTCAAGCAGGTCAACGACCGCTGGGGGCACCTGGTCGGCGACGAAGTGCTGCGCACCTTCGCGCAGGCGCTGGTGAGGCATGTGCGCAGCAGCGACATCGTGGCGCGCTATGGCGGTGAGGAATTCCTGATCGTGCTGCCCGGCATCGGCGAAGACGCCGCTGCCCACGTCGTGCGCCGCATCCTGGCCGACGTGTCCGGGCTCGCCATGGCGCATCCTGCGGGCGCACCGCTGTACATCACTTTCTCGGCCGGCCTCGCCACGCAAGGCACGCTGGACCAGTACCAGGACGTGGACGACCTGCTGCGCGCGGCCGACGAGGCGCTCTACGGCGCCAAGCGCGAGGGCCGCAACCGTGTCGCGGTCGGCGCGACGATGGGCGGCTGA
- the tsf gene encoding translation elongation factor Ts, with protein sequence MEITASLVKELRERTGAGMMECKKALTENNGDIDVSAEWLRKQGLAKADKKADRVAAEGRIAVAQDGGKAVLVEINSETDFVAKDTNFLAFADAVAQAALASGATDVDALKAAKLASGETVEESRAAAIAKLGENILIRRLVRVDSANNVAAYVHGGKIGVLVEVKGGDAELARGLAMHVAAMNPPHIKAADVPAEFVAKEKEIELAKMSDKDKNKPADILEKIISGKIAKIVNEVTLYGQPYVLDTNQTVEAVLKTAGGDVVSMQRLAVGEGIEKVVEDYAAEVMKQAGLA encoded by the coding sequence GTGGAAATCACCGCTTCCCTGGTCAAGGAACTGCGCGAGCGCACCGGCGCCGGCATGATGGAGTGCAAGAAGGCGCTCACCGAGAACAACGGCGACATCGACGTCTCCGCCGAGTGGCTGCGCAAGCAGGGCCTGGCCAAGGCCGACAAGAAGGCCGACCGCGTCGCCGCCGAAGGCCGCATCGCGGTCGCGCAGGACGGCGGCAAGGCCGTGCTGGTCGAGATCAACTCCGAAACCGACTTCGTCGCCAAGGACACCAACTTCCTGGCGTTCGCCGATGCCGTGGCCCAGGCTGCGCTGGCTTCGGGCGCCACCGACGTCGACGCTCTGAAGGCCGCCAAGCTGGCCTCGGGCGAGACCGTCGAGGAATCCCGTGCCGCCGCCATCGCCAAGCTGGGCGAGAACATCCTGATCCGTCGCCTGGTGCGCGTGGACAGCGCCAACAACGTCGCGGCCTACGTGCACGGCGGCAAGATCGGCGTGCTGGTCGAAGTGAAGGGCGGCGACGCCGAGCTGGCGCGTGGCCTGGCCATGCACGTGGCCGCCATGAACCCCCCGCACATCAAGGCCGCCGACGTGCCGGCCGAGTTCGTGGCGAAGGAAAAGGAAATCGAACTGGCCAAGATGTCCGACAAGGACAAGAACAAGCCGGCCGACATCCTGGAAAAGATCATCAGCGGCAAGATCGCCAAGATCGTCAACGAAGTCACCCTGTACGGCCAGCCGTACGTGCTGGACACCAACCAGACGGTGGAAGCCGTGCTGAAGACCGCCGGCGGCGACGTCGTCAGCATGCAGCGCCTGGCTGTTGGCGAAGGCATCGAGAAGGTGGTGGAAGACTACGCCGCCGAAGTGATGAAGCAGGCTGGCCTGGCGTAA
- the rpsB gene encoding 30S ribosomal protein S2 — protein sequence MPQVTMRQMLEAGVHFGHQTRYWNPKMAPYIFGARGKIHIINLEKTVPLFNDAMNFISGVAQKRGTILFLGTKRSAREAVKEEAERCGMPFMTQRWLGGTLTNFATVKKSVARLKELEAAETDGTFEKLVKHEVLGLRREREKLLASLGGIKEMNRLPDALFVIDIGHEDIAIKEAKKLGIPVIAVVDSNYDPALVDYAIPGNDDAIRAVQLYARAAADAVLEGKAAQPNAATVREEEFVEGAEGDAKGARRAPAKKAAAKKSDDAAAAE from the coding sequence ATGCCCCAAGTCACCATGCGCCAGATGCTGGAAGCCGGCGTCCATTTCGGCCACCAGACCCGCTACTGGAACCCCAAGATGGCACCGTACATCTTCGGTGCCCGCGGCAAGATCCACATCATCAACCTCGAGAAGACCGTTCCGCTGTTCAACGACGCGATGAACTTCATCTCGGGCGTCGCGCAGAAGCGCGGCACCATCCTGTTCCTGGGCACCAAGCGCAGTGCGCGCGAGGCCGTGAAGGAAGAAGCCGAGCGTTGCGGCATGCCGTTCATGACCCAGCGCTGGCTGGGCGGCACGCTGACCAACTTCGCCACCGTGAAGAAGTCGGTCGCCCGCCTGAAGGAACTGGAAGCCGCCGAAACCGACGGCACGTTCGAGAAGCTGGTCAAGCACGAAGTGCTGGGCCTGCGCCGCGAGCGCGAGAAGCTGCTGGCCTCGCTGGGCGGCATCAAGGAAATGAACCGCCTGCCGGACGCGCTGTTCGTCATCGACATCGGCCATGAAGACATCGCCATCAAGGAAGCCAAGAAGCTCGGCATCCCGGTGATCGCGGTGGTCGACTCCAATTACGACCCGGCCCTGGTCGACTACGCCATCCCCGGCAACGACGACGCCATCCGCGCCGTGCAGCTGTATGCACGTGCCGCTGCCGACGCCGTGCTGGAAGGCAAGGCCGCCCAGCCGAACGCTGCCACCGTGCGCGAGGAAGAGTTCGTCGAAGGTGCGGAAGGCGACGCCAAGGGCGCCCGTCGCGCGCCGGCCAAGAAGGCCGCCGCCAAGAAGTCCGACGACGCCGCTGCCGCCGAGTAA
- a CDS encoding fimbria/pilus periplasmic chaperone, whose amino-acid sequence MAVAARRLPTLACLVLLWLGCATTAATGLRTSPSWLTLGAGQKSAELSISNTGDQPLHAQVRLYRWTQHEGQEKLTPTRDMAVSPPIMEIAPRQRQVVRLIRLGDDATPQEGSYRILIDQLPRPGVTGQQTVLRYSAPVFVAPAAPGAPRLSASLSREDRRTLLRVDNHGSTHARLADLGYRDADGRRVAVADRLAGYVLPGQYKTWALPERPGGYADGEFVAKVNQDRTERPLPAAQAR is encoded by the coding sequence ATGGCCGTGGCAGCCCGCCGCTTGCCCACCCTCGCCTGCCTGGTGCTGCTGTGGCTGGGCTGCGCCACCACGGCGGCGACCGGCCTGCGCACCTCGCCCAGCTGGCTCACCCTGGGCGCCGGACAGAAGAGTGCCGAACTGAGCATCAGCAACACCGGTGACCAGCCCCTGCACGCGCAGGTGCGGCTTTACCGCTGGACCCAGCATGAGGGCCAGGAAAAACTCACGCCCACGCGCGACATGGCCGTCAGTCCCCCGATCATGGAAATCGCCCCCCGCCAGCGGCAGGTGGTGCGGCTGATCCGCCTGGGCGATGACGCCACGCCGCAGGAAGGCAGTTACCGCATCCTGATCGACCAGCTGCCCCGGCCGGGCGTCACCGGCCAGCAGACCGTGCTGCGCTACTCGGCGCCGGTGTTCGTGGCCCCCGCCGCGCCCGGCGCCCCCCGCCTGAGCGCCTCGCTGTCCCGCGAAGACCGGCGCACCCTGCTGCGGGTGGACAACCATGGCAGCACCCATGCCCGGCTGGCCGATCTGGGGTATCGCGATGCCGACGGCCGCCGCGTGGCGGTGGCCGACCGCCTGGCCGGCTACGTGCTGCCCGGCCAGTACAAGACCTGGGCGTTACCCGAACGGCCGGGCGGGTATGCGGACGGCGAGTTCGTCGCCAAGGTGAACCAGGACCGCACCGAACGCCCCCTGCCGGCCGCCCAGGCCCGGTAG
- a CDS encoding spore coat U domain-containing protein, translated as MTSNPSPAATGMAASWPRTCAWLGLLVLLACLCLLPTTARAQSCWVSGAATLNFGTVTAAGNTDAQTNIALNCQASFNAPFGLAARFRVCVFVGEGNPTGMAPRRMTNYNGAFMNYDLYSNAARTQLIGPLGSTYPLYSLAFDVQESRTYLAQVPLYGRVPAGQNLPAAFPFQGFPANAIVRYSYGYLITPSEADCRNGVAGFGGGAGDAAFGWSGVYATFANTCRVVVATDLDFGSAGTLSANRDQTSTIQLQCPNGTAWRVNLDNGVNAAGNSRRMASGANRITYELYRDAARQNRWGNATNNGINGTGTNAAQSLTVYGRVPAQGNVPGGTYSDTITVTLTY; from the coding sequence ATGACATCGAATCCGTCCCCCGCTGCTACCGGCATGGCGGCCTCGTGGCCGCGGACGTGCGCCTGGCTGGGGCTGCTGGTGCTGCTGGCCTGCCTGTGCCTGCTGCCGACGACCGCCCGTGCGCAGAGCTGCTGGGTATCCGGCGCGGCCACGCTCAATTTCGGCACGGTCACCGCGGCCGGCAACACCGATGCGCAGACCAACATCGCGCTCAACTGCCAGGCCAGCTTCAACGCACCGTTCGGACTGGCGGCGCGCTTCCGCGTCTGCGTGTTCGTGGGCGAAGGCAATCCCACCGGCATGGCGCCGCGGCGGATGACCAACTACAACGGCGCCTTCATGAATTACGACCTGTACTCCAATGCCGCGCGCACGCAGCTGATAGGCCCGCTGGGCAGCACCTATCCGCTCTACAGCCTGGCGTTCGACGTGCAGGAAAGCCGCACCTACCTGGCGCAGGTACCGCTGTACGGGCGCGTCCCCGCCGGGCAGAACCTGCCCGCGGCCTTTCCGTTCCAGGGGTTTCCCGCCAACGCCATCGTCCGTTACAGCTACGGCTATCTGATAACACCCTCGGAGGCGGACTGCCGCAATGGCGTGGCCGGGTTCGGGGGTGGCGCCGGTGATGCCGCTTTCGGCTGGTCGGGGGTCTATGCCACCTTCGCCAATACCTGCCGCGTGGTCGTGGCCACCGATCTGGACTTCGGCAGCGCGGGCACCCTGAGCGCCAACCGCGACCAGACATCGACCATCCAGCTGCAATGCCCCAACGGCACGGCCTGGCGGGTCAACCTGGACAACGGCGTCAATGCGGCGGGCAATAGCCGGCGCATGGCGTCCGGCGCCAACCGCATCACCTATGAGCTGTACCGGGACGCCGCGCGCCAGAACCGATGGGGCAATGCCACCAACAACGGCATCAACGGCACCGGCACCAATGCGGCGCAGTCGCTGACGGTGTACGGGCGGGTGCCCGCCCAGGGCAACGTGCCCGGCGGCACCTATTCGGACACCATCACGGTCACCCTGACCTACTGA